From the Euphorbia lathyris chromosome 6, ddEupLath1.1, whole genome shotgun sequence genome, one window contains:
- the LOC136233632 gene encoding uncharacterized protein, translating to MAASARAFLLPRVNDLLPKLQPQPPPLSRFNLFSRRSSAVSSASPTVSCLSSGGGVSDDFVSTRKSSFDRGFSVIANMLKRIEPLDTFVISKGVSDSAKDSMKQTISTMLGLLPSDQFSVTINVSKNPLDRLLISSIITGYTLWNAEYRISLMRNLDLSVESSNMSNSSKQDDKSREQTEESESRVGEVGIHDLEISPQVFGDLSPEALNYIQKLQSELSYAEQELNAQKEETVRIECNRGSRNDLLEYLRSLDSEMVSELSRPSSVEVEDIIHQLVQNILQRFFKDDPISNFMGNSNAERHKNSVDEFSDAMGTSRDYLAKLLFWCMLLGHHLRGLENRLHLSCVVGLL from the exons ATGGCGGCCTCAGCTCGAGCTTTCCTTCTTCCTCGTGTCAATGACTTGTTACCTAAGCTTCAACCTCAGCCTCCTCCTCTTTCTCGCTTCAATCTCTTTTCACGGCGTTCTTCTGCCGTTTCTTCCGCTTCCCCCACTGTTAGTTGTCTCTCCAGCGGCGGAGGAGTCTCCGACGACTTTGTATCCACTCGTAAATCTAGCTTCGACCGCGGATTTTCTGTAATTGCTAATATGCTCAAACGAATTGAGCCTCTCGATACTTTCGTTATCTCCAAGGGAGTTTCTGATTCAGCTAAGGATTCAATGAAACAGACAATCTCCACAATGCTAGGCTTGCTCCCTTCCGATCAATTTTCTGTTACAATTAATGTTTCTAAGAATCCTCTTGATCGCCTACTCATTTCCTCCATCATCACTGG GTACACCTTGTGGAATGCTGAATATAGAATTTCATTGATGAGGAATTTGGATTTATCGGTAGAAAGTTCGAATATGTCCAATTCCTCTAAACAGGACGACAAATCAAGAGAGCAGACTGAAGAGAGCGAGAGTAGAGTTGGTGAGGTTGGAATTCATGATTTAGAGATTAGTCCTCAGGTATTTGGGGATTTGTCGCCCGAGGCTTTGAATTACATTCAAAAGTTGCAGTCTGAGTTATCTTATGCGGAGCAG GAACTGAATGCTCAAAAGGAGGAAACCGTGAGAATAGAATGTAACAGAGGAAGTAGGAATGATTTATTAGAGTATTTGCGTTCATTGGATTCCGAAATG gtGTCAGAATTATCTAGACCATCATCGGTTGAGGTGGAGGATATTATTCACCAGCTTGTTCAGAACATATTACAAAGATTCTTCAAAGATGATCCTATCTccaatttcatgggaaattcaAACGCAGAAAGACACAAAAACAGTGTTGACGAATTTAGTGATGCCATGGGCACTTCTCGCGATTACCTAGCGAAGCTGCTTTTCTG GTGTATGTTACTAGGTCATCATTTAAGAGGCTTGGAGAACAGATTGCATCTAAGTTGTGTTGTGGGATTGTTGTAA
- the LOC136233542 gene encoding probable galacturonosyltransferase-like 10 — protein sequence MFFRKPIFLIFVFFFLLEIFPSISIRPKITNTNLESDTSPSSLQFLEAPQYQNGRNCPLVSTTISICDPSQVHIAMTLDPQYLRGTIAAIHSILKHSTCPQTIFFHFITSKKNPNLGETVNSAFPSLKFKVYTFNENLVNDLISISIRPALDNPLNYARSYLSEILDPCVKRVIYLDSDVITVDDIQKLWKIRLTGSKAIAAPEYCRANLTKYFTEQFWGNGEFRGVFEGKKACYFNTGVMVMELERWREGGYREKIEKWMRIQKEVRIYELGSLPPFLLVFGGNVERIEHRWNQHGLGGDNVVNSCRSLHPGGVSLMHWSGKGKPWKRIDEGNPCPVDSLWAPYDLYKHS from the coding sequence ATGTTCTTTCGCAAACCCATTTTCCtcatcttcgtcttcttcttcctcctcgaGATCTTTCCTTCCATTTCAATTCGACCCAAAATTACCAACACCAATCTCGAATCAGATACATCTCCTTCTTCTCTGCAGTTCTTGGAGGCTCCACAGTATCAAAATGGAAGAAACTGTCCTCTTGTTTCTACTACAATCTCAATCTGTGATCCTTCCCAAGTTCACATTGCCATGACTCTTGATCCTCAATACTTAAGAGGAACAATCGCTGCTATCCATTCAATCCTCAAGCATTCAACCTGCCCCCAAACCATCTTCTTCCATTTCATTACTTCCAAGAAGAATCCCAATTTGGGGGAAACTGTAAATTCTGCATTCCCCTCTTTGAAGTTCAAAGTTTACACCTTTAACGAAAATCTCGTGAACGATttgatttcaatttcaattcgtCCAGCTCTGGACAACCCATTGAACTACGCAAGAAGTTACTTATCTGAAATCCTTGACCCATGTGTTAAACGAGTGATCTATTTAGATTCTGATGTCATAACAGTCGATGACATACAGAAGCTATGGAAGATTCGTTTAACCGGGTCAAAAGCAATAGCAGCACCGGAGTACTGCCGGGCAAACTTGACCAAATACTTCACAGAACAATTTTGGGGAAATGGGGAATTTCGGGGTGTTTTTGAAGGGAAAAAAGCTTGTTACTTTAATACAGGTGTGATGGTTATGGAGTTGGAGAGATGGAGAGAAGGAGGGTATAGGGAGAAGATAGAGAAATGGATGAGAATACAGAAGGAGGTaaggatttatgaattgggttcACTTCCACCATTTTTGTTGGTGTTTGGTGGGAATGTGGAGAGGATAGAGCATAGGTGGAATCAGCATGGATTAGGGGGAGATAATGTTGTAAATAGTTGTAGAAGTTTGCATCCAGGGGGTGTTAGTTTGATGCATTGGAGTGGGAAAGGGAAGCCATGGAAAAGGATTGATGAAGGGAATCCATGTCCTGTTGATTCTTTATGGGCACCTTATGATCTTTATAAGCACTCATGA